The following coding sequences are from one Culex quinquefasciatus strain JHB chromosome 1, VPISU_Cqui_1.0_pri_paternal, whole genome shotgun sequence window:
- the LOC119765590 gene encoding T-complex protein 1 subunit beta-like, which translates to MSRFQNDEVGGGTTSVTVLASELLREAEKLIEKKLHPQTIIAGWRAATQASHSALIGVAQDNSKDAEKFREDLMNISKLAVDAVMRLK; encoded by the coding sequence ATGAGTCGCTTCCAGAACGACGAGGTTGGCGGTGGAACGACTTCCGTGACGGTGTTGGCTTCAGAGTTGCTGCGCGAGGCGGAAAAGTTGATCGAGAAAAAGTTGCACCCGCAGACGATTATCGCCGGGTGGAGAGCGGCCACGCAGGCTTCACATTCGGCGCTGATTGGCGTGGCTCAGGACAATTCTAAGGATGCGGAAAAGTTCCGAGAGGATTTGATGAACATTTCCAAGTTGGCCGTCGATGCCGTGATGCGGTTGAAATGA
- the LOC6053128 gene encoding uncharacterized protein LOC6053128 translates to MLGLREEDKTIPLKNFTIKTAICWQALLEFLQHTESDVLDAYIVDLTAFCNYIKNFADTQTLCNYIRQLAYDPSMTTDKLQNMYFQSMMQVLLEIAASYYLGDEVGRENLKKVLAEMLACGDLGEGNVKTIMC, encoded by the exons ATGCTCGGGCTGCGCGAGGAGGACAAAACGATCCCGCTGAAGAACTTCACCATCAAGACGGCCATCTGCTGGCAGGCGCTGCTCGAGTTCCTCCAGCACACCGAGTCGGACGTGCTGGACGCGTACATAGTGGATCTGACGGCGTTTTGCAACTACATCAAGAA CTTTGCGGACACGCAGACGCTGTGCAACTACATCCGGCAGCTGGCGTACGATCCGTCGATGACGACAGACAAGCTGCAGAATATGTACTTCCAGTCGATGATGCAGGTGCTGCTGGAGATTGCTGCGTCGTACTATCTGGGTGACGAGGTCGGCCGGGAGAACTTGAAGAAGGTGCTGGCGGAAATGTTGGCTTGCGGCGATCTAGGCGAGGGCAACGTGAAGACGATTATGTGTTGA